A region of the Methyloprofundus sedimenti genome:
ATGTAGCGCGGCTCACGGAAACGTAAGTTTTTGTCAGTAAATGACTGGACGACATCATCAATCTGGTTCTGTGGAATAAGTTCCCCGTACTTACGCTCCAGGATTGCACGAACGATCTTCTGTGCCATGCCGCTTTTGATTGTTTTTTTGGTTCCCAGATCATCCATCATCAGGTAATACAAGTCTTCATCACCCGGATTGACTGGTGTCGCATAACTATCGTTAACGATGGGGTAGACACCGTAACGTTCATAGAATTTTAAACGGGCTATGTTTTGCTTCAAAATAACCGGATCTTTGATTTGCTCCGGATCATCGATGGAACACTCAAAGAACAAACCCTTGACCTTCAGTAGCAAACATTCTTCACGCAAATACTCATACAGGGCACCACCAATGCCTCCACTGGTCTGTCCAAGCGCAGCAGAAATCAATTCCAGGTAAGCAATGTTGATATCCGGAAAATGCAGTAACATGGCAAATCCCTTGACCTTACCAACAGCGTTTTCAGCAACAAATAATATTGAGCGATACTTATATTTGAGCGGGTCGTTTAGCTGTTCTGGAAGCTTATTGAACTCCTCCTTGCGAGCAGCCGGAAATTGCTGCGTGAGAATGGACAAAACCTGATTTATGGCCTCACAATTTGCACTGGAGGTGTTATCGAGGACTTTACGGATTCTAAACATTGATGGTTATACCTGTAACCTTAAAAAAAGACTGGCACGCCACAGCGTACCAATCGCCCTAATGACTGCATCACTTTGCCGATGCTATTTTCTGCATGCGGCGTGATTAACAAGTGAATATAGTTTGTCATTAACACATAGGCAAGTAAATCAAATTGCTATTTTTGGCAGGATTATTTCAGGATTCTATGATAATAGTGATCATCTTTATCTGCAACAAACACAGCTTCTCGATTATTGCCGCGCTGAATCTGATGCTGAGACTGACCGGGTATTACAAAGCGAGGAAGACGAGCCATAATTTAAGGCCGAAATATTAATCTCTGCGGGTCGAATTCCCCGCTGCTTGCGGCGGGGTTGTTCATTAATTTGGTTAATTATAGTATATCAACCGAGCCTGACTTTTTTGAGTCTCCATATTCCCATGCGGAGTATGGGAATATAAACAAATTTTATTTATTTGGTGATGAGTTAAACGTGTATGAGCGAACTAGGCGTTTTTTATCAAAACGAATAACCAGATCCTGGGTATCTGCAGGACTAAACAGGGAATAATAATAGTCTGCATATGTCCAGGTAACAAAACCATCTTCAATACCCGTGCGCCACGGTTCTCCAAACATTTCCCTGACTTCCTGCTGGGTGGTTTCACCGATTTTAAGCTCTACAACTCGAGACACGGGGAACTCCTGCCCGACACTGGCGCAGCCAGTAGAAAAGATGACAAAGCCAGCACTGATTGAATATATAACTATTACTCTGAAAACTCTTAATAAACTTAACAAACGTAAAGCACTCATAATTTTTCCTTTAAAATAAAAATAAATCATATCCGAGATTACAACACATTTTTACTAGCTTTAGTTTTACTTTACTCCCTGCAGTTCAAAATGTTCCGACGCTCTCCACGTTCGATGATGCTGATGCAGGAACAAAAGACTGTTTTGTAAATCATCGTTTATTAAATAAAAAATGAGCTGGTTGTAACTGCAATCATAACTGATAATAGCAAGAAAAATGGCGTGTTAAAGCAACTGCTCAGCTTGCTAGTAGATTACTGGCTTACAAAGTTGGTCAAAAAATAAGGCTATGTCATCGTTAAGTATGGAACTTCATATAACAAGAGCGTATAAGTAAACAAAGCACATGTAAATTAAGGAGATAGTTATGAAAGCTCCAGAGTTTTTAGAGTTCATTTCCGAAATAAATCAACTTGACCACCATCAACGCACTGGATCAACTAGAGGACGAACCGAAGGTTTATGATTGAATTGAAACAATATTCGATAGCAAAGGTCAATGCCCTCATTGCTCCCATACTGAAAACCACAGGCATGGAATCATCGTTCCCACGCTCTGCGTGGTAATGCATTGTTAGACGCTCCAGCGTCCCGAATTAAAACGACGCAGGAGCGTCAAGAGCTGAGTTCCCACGCAGAGCGTGGGAACTATAGGTTTTTTTTGGAGTGAAAAATGAATTATAAAATCCCTTTATTGCCCCTGGTTGAAGACATAGAAAGCAAAGCCGTTTTAAAAAAAGCAGCTAAAGCACATCAAGCCTTGGCTGAGTTGAAAGGCATTGTAGCCACCATTCCCAATGAAAGCATTTTGATCAATACTTTATCCTTGTAGGAAGCCAAAGACAGTTCGGCGATAGAAAACATTATCACCACTCATGATGAGCTGTTTAAAAGTGATAATATCAGTCAGCAATTCGCTTCTTTAGCAGCGAAAGAGGTGTTTAATTATGCGACGGCTTTACAGGATGGCTTTAAGCAAATTAAGCAACGCGGATTATTATTTTAATTTAAGAATAGCGAACAATCAAAATAAGCCTAACATGCACATAAAAGTGATTTTTTTGGATATAACAAATATGTTGTCATCCATAACGTGAGTAAAAAATTGGATTTGTTACCCCTATAAATAAAACATGTACCCTAAATAGCGATTTCTTACGTAGGTTGTTAAATGGACTAGTTCCCACGGTCTCCGTGGGAACTCATAAGGGGACGCTCTGCGTTCCGTGACTCAGAGCGTGAGGAGCGAGAAAAAATAGCGATTTTTACCCCTAATGAATCGTTGCTAAAGTCATCTTTTCAGGTATATACTTGCAGTGTATATTTTTATTAAGAGGTTCATCAAATGATACAAGGCTCAATATTTGTCAATAATAAAACACAGGCGGTACGCTTACCTATTGAGGCACGGTTTGATGATAATATTAAACGTGTTGTAATCCGTAAGGTGGGTAAAGAGCGTATATTAAGCCCATTGGAAAATACCTGGGACAGTTTCTTTTTAAACGAAGAGGCGGTGAGTGATGATTTTTTAACTGAACGCGCCGAACAAACCGAATCTGTCCGCGAGGCATTTTGATGTTGAAATACATGCTTGATACCAATATTGTAATTTACGTTATCAAGCGTCGGCCCATTGAGGTGTTAGCAACGTTTAATTTACATACAGGGCAGTTATGTATTTCCAGTATCACCTTAGCTGAGCTATTACATGGTGCTGAAAAAAGTGAACGCCCTGAGCATAATTTAAGACAGGTAGAAGACTTTGTATCGCGCCTGGATGTCTTAGACTATGGTAGTAAAGCCGCTGAACATTACGGAAATATCCGTGCTAGTCTGGAAAAACAAGGTAAAACCATTGGGGTGAATGATTTACATATTGCAGCACACGCTCGTAGTGAAAGTTTAATTTTAGTCAGTAATAATTTAAAAGAATTTAAACGAGTTGAGGCGTTGAGACTGGATAACTGGGTATAACCTTCATTATTTAAGGAAAGTTAATGAGTTACGAGTATTCTGAAGATGGTTTGGTTGAAGCTGCTGCACAAGAAGTCCTGGAGGATTTAGGCTGGATTGTTGAATATGCCTGGGCTAGGGAGGGCTTAAGCCCAGTAGACGATAAACTACGCAAAAAGGGTTTATTAGGCCGAATCAATAAATCCGAAGTGCTGCTAGTGCGTTATCTCTTGGCTGCCTTACAAGAACTCAATCCCAACTTACCCGCCACCGCATACCAACAAGCGGTTGATCTACTAAACGGCACTATTGCTGATAAACATTTAGCGGCGATTAATAAAGAAAAGTATCATTATCTGGTTAATGGCGTTCCTGTCAGTTTTCAGGATGAAAAAGGCGTGTTGCAAAAAAAACTGTTGCAGGTAATTAACTTTGCCGAGCCTGTGAAGAACGATTTTAGAGCGGTACGTCAGTTTGAAGTGGTGGGTAAGTTGTATAACCGCCGCCCTGATATAGTCGGCTTTGTGAATGGTATTCCTTTGGTGTTTTTCGAACTAAAAGCCCATCACACTGATTTACGCCATGCTTTTGATGATATTCTTTGCACTTATAAAGCAGATATTCCTGAAATATTACAATGCAATGGCTTTATTATCCTGAGTAATGGCACTGATGCACGGGTCGGCACAGTGACCAGTCCGTATAAATTCTTTCTGGAATGGAAGCGGATAAACGAAGATGATGCCGGCTTAGTCAGTCTTGATACCTTGCTTCGAGGCACTTGCGATAAAACTCGTTTGTTAGACTTATTTGAGAACTTAGCTAAGGAAGAAGCCGAAGTTAAGAAAGTGGCTAAAAAGACTCTGGAATCGTTAAAGGCTGAAAAATTGAAGATTGATCGTTGGCGCGAAAGTGAACAGGTTAGTTCTCAGGTTAAAGTAATGATTTCTGATGCGCTAGAATATTTACCACCTGAGCCTTATCCTGATGATGAATTAGCGGATATGAGTTTAGCTGTGTATCAGCATGTGTATAGTCATTATCAAGGTGGTGGTGCTAGTAGTTATGATGTGATTTAACGTTTTATGAAGTGTTAAGGAACGTACATGAAATAACTTAAACAAGTTAAAAATCTGTAGGATGGGCAAAGCAATAGCGTGCCCATCAAGCTACTGATGGCTGTACTATATAAAGATGGGCACGAAAAAGACCTTTGCCCATCCTACCAGTTGCTTATATTATTTCGTGCATGTTCCTAAGTTGCTTAATGATTTCGATAAAAAATAATGAAGGTATTTAATGGGTGGTATGGGATCTGAAAGCTGAATGCGTCTTGGGAGTATATCTACGGTTGATTCTCAGCATGAAGATTTCTATGATCGTCAGCTATCAAAGGCTCAATCGATATGAACAAAGTTGGGTGGATCAGGGAGTTTAGCGAGGCGAGCCAGTTCCCTAAAAAGCCAAAAGGAATGCATTGGCAAACATCTAGAAAACTTCACTTGCAATCAATGAGAGCTGAAGGGAGTTATTTGCAGAAAATGGATAAGTTTTTTAATCGATTTTCTTGAACAGATAAATCCATAGATACTTGCTATTAATTGTATTCTTATTGCCTTTTTATATGCTTGGCAATGAGTGCCTTAGATAATTATATTATCGCAGGTAAAAAGGTGAAATTTATTTAAAACGTCAACCCACTATCAACTCAGAAAACAGGGTTAAAGTTAAACAAAATAACAAACCTTAAAACCTATTAAAAATCTAGTAATTAATGGTGCGCCCGAGACGATTCGAACGTCCGACCCCTGCCTTCGGAGGGCAGTACTCTATCCAGCTGAGCTACGGGCGCTTATTTGAACTTGGTATTTTAACCTATACTCTTCATTTACGATAGCATCGATTTTAAATGCGCAAGGTTCGCTTTGCCGCGTATCTTCTGCTCTGCTTCATCTACAGGTTTTTTACTCGGCCACTCTAAATCCTCCTCGGGCAGTTCGGCTAAAAACCGGCTGGGTTCGCTTTCTGTAATATCTCCATAACGTTTACGGTGAGTACAATAGCTAAAGGTACATGTATGCTGCGCACGGGTAATACCCACATAGGCAAGGCGGCGCTCTTCTTCTATATTGTTGCTTTCGATGCTGTTTTGATGGGGCAGGATATTTTCTTCGATACCGATTAAAAAAACATGCGGAAATTCCAGACCTTTGGCTGCATGTAATGTCATTAAACTGACTTGATTTTCAGCCTGGTTATCCTGGTTACGGTCCAGTATATCCATTAATTGAATTTTAGAGACAATATCATCCAGCCCCTTTTCTGCTTCACTTTCATCTTCGCTTTTTGCGATACGCTGTAGCCATTCAAGCAGTTCTGTAACATTTTTAATTTTCCGTTCTGCGGCTTGCTGGGTATTGCTGTTTTCCTGTAGCCATTGGTGATAATTAATTTGCTGTATAAAAGCATTCATTTCGGCAAAGGTGTCGCCGGTCTGCATCGCTGCAGCTGTTTTGTGGGTCCACTGACAGAATTTTTGCAGTCGTGCCAGCGCTGCCTGGGGGAGCTTTTCTCTGACGCCCATTTCAGAACAGGCACTGAACAGGCTAATATGCCGTTCATTAGCATACGCACCCAGTTTTTCTAATGTCGTCGGGCCAATTTCACGGCGCGGGGTGTTCACTATGCGCAGAAAGGCGGCATCGTCATCTGGATTTACAAATAATTTTAGATAGCTGAGTATGTCTTTGATTTCTGCATATGCAAAAAACGAGGTGCTACCGGTAATAAAATACGGGACATCAAACTCGCGTAAGCTGCGTTCAAATAAGCGCGACTGATGGTTGCCCCGATAAAGTATCGCATAGTCGCCATAATCAGCCCCGGTTTTGAACTTATGGTGCACGATTTCCGAAACAATTTGTTTGGCTTCTTCGTTATCATTTTTATGGGTTAATACGCGTAATGGCTCGCCAAATCCCATATTGCTCCATAATTTTTTTTCAAATGCATGCGGATTATTAGCAATGAGCTGGTTGGCTACTTTTAAGATCCGTCCATAAGAGCGGTAATTTTGCTCCAGCTTTATCACCGTTAAACGGGCATAGTCTTTTTGTAATTGTGCCAGGTTTTCTGGCTGTGCGCCTCGCCATGCATAGATGGACTGGTCATCATCACCGACTACGGTAAATTTGCCCAGCTTGCCAACTAGTAATTTCACTAATTGATATTGGGTAATATTAGTATCCTGATATTCATCGACCAGTAAATAACGAATTTTATTTTGCCATTTCTCCAGGATCTCGGCATGGTTTTGAAATATTAAAACCGGCAGTAAAATCAGATCATCAAAATCAACGGCATTGTAGGCTTTTAAACTGCGCGTATAGTCGACATAAATCTGTGCCGCAATGTTATCATCTAAACTGGCATGGCTTAAAGCCTGCTCGGGCGTGATAAAAGCATTTTTCCATTGACCTATCTTGCCGGAATAAATATCCACGCTATCAATATCGTAATTAGCATTACTATGGCTAATCAGATTTTTCAGCAGGGTAATTTTATCTTGTTCATCAAATAAAGAAATACCAGCTTTATACTGCAGGATTTTATGCTCTTTGCGCAGTATATCCAGCCCTAAGGAATGAAATGTCGAGACACGTAAACCGCGCAATTGCTTGTCATCTAATAATTTACTGATCCGTTCCTTCATTTCCCGCGCGGCTTTGTTGGTAAAGGTTAGCGCTGCGATATGGCGTGCCGGCAGGCCTTGTTTAACCAGATAAGCAATTTTTTCGGTAATTACGCGGGTTTTCCCGCTGCCAGCACCGGCTAGTACTAGCAAAGGGCGGTCTATGGTTTTTACTGCGCGCTGTTGTTCGGGGTTGAGTTTGGGCATTAAGGTTGACGGTCTAATTTACGGTAGCTAATGGCTTCGCTTAAATGTGGAATTTCTATCTGTGCTGATCCGGCTAAATCAGCAATAGTACGGGCCAGTTTTAAAATTCGGTGGTAGGCGCGATGGGATAGGCCAAAGGTATTCATGGCTTGTTCTAATAATTGATGACCTTGTTCAGTAAGTGTGCAAATCTGTTTTACCTCGGCTGCTGTCAGCTTACTGTTCGCTTTTCCTGAGCGTGTTATGGCTATATTGCGTGCATTAATCACACGCTGGCGTATAGTTGCGCTGCTTTCTTCGCCTTCAGGCGATCCTTTACGTAACACTTCATGCGAAACACGCGGGACTTCCAGATGCATATCAATTCGGTCTAATAACGGGCCGGAGATTTTACCACGGTAACGGGAAACTTGTTCCGATGTACAATGGCAACGACCTGACGGATCTCCCAGGTAACCGCAAGGGCAGGGATTCATAGCTGCAATGAGCTGGAATCGTGCAGGAAAGTCAGCCTGTCTTGCCGCGCGCGAAATGGTGATATGTCCGGTCTCTAAAGGTTCGCGTAATACTTCCAGTACTTTGCGATCAAACTCAGGCAATTCATCTAGAAATAACAAGCCATTGTGCGCCAAAGAAATCTCCCCGGGCTGTGGATTGCTGCCTCCTCCCACTAAAGCTGGCGCAGAGGCAGTATGGTGCGGCGCTCTATAAGGCGGCTTAAGCCAGTTATTGGCATCAAAACGGATATCACTAATAGAGACTATCGCTGCACTTTCCAACGCTTGTGCTTCGGTCAGAAGCGGTAAAATACTGGGCAAACGGGATGCCAGCATGGATTTACCTGTCCCGGGAGGGCCGAGCATCAGGAGATTATGTAAGCCAGTAGCCGCGATTTCCAGGGCTCGTTTTACATGAAACTGCCCCTGCACATCAGCAAAGTCCAGATCAGACTCATGCATATCAACATCAGGTATTTGCTTTGCTTGCACAGGGAGGCGTTGCTGACCATTCAGGTGCGCACAAATTTCCAGTAAATGTTGTGCCGGAAATAATTCTGCATTTTGTACTAATGCCGCTTCATGTGCATTTTCTAACGGTAAAAACAAGGCTCTCTTTGCTTCTCGTGCTTGTAATGCAACCGGCAATACGCCCTTTACACTGCGCAATTCACCGCCTAATGACAGTTCGCCGATACTTTCATATTTCGCCAGCTCAATACTCGAAATTTGTCCCGATGCAGCAAGAATGCCTAAGGCGATCGGCAAGTCAAAGCGCCCGCCTTCTTTGGGCACATCTGCCGGAGCCAGATTGATGGTAATGCGCTGCATGGGAAATTGAAAATGCGAATTAATAATCGCACCGCGTACCCGATCCTTACTTTCCTTAACGGCTGTTTCCGGCAGACCCACTAGATTTAGCGCAGGCAAACCATTGGAAATATGCACTTCTACCGTGACCAGAGGTGCATCAATTCCTGATCTGCCTCGACTATAGGCGATAGCAAGTGACATCTTCAATTCCTTGATTTTTCATAAGATCGTAATGATAAAATAAGACTTATTGTACCTGTTACCATGAATATTCTTGTAAACATATCAAGCTTATATTAAAAACCTGCTATAGAGTGTATCTCTGCTGGATTGATCAGGAGCTGTTGTAATGGACAGACCCCGTTTATCTAGCCTGTATGCTTGTAATCTATCTGCTTTAATTCGCCCTGATAGTAACGCTACTCTGTCCACCGCCTAATTTCTGCACAACAATCTGTGCACCAATCCGCTCTACTAAAACGGCGACATGCGAAATAACGCCCACTTTGCGCCCTAATGATTGCAAGGTATCTAAACTCGCAATCGCAATATCCAGTGTTTCCTGATCCAGGCTACCAAAACCTTCATCAATAAACAGCGATTCAACCTGAGTTTTATTCGATGACAATGAGGCCAGTCCTAATGCCAGAGCCAGGGAAACCAGAAAGCTTTCACCGCCGGATAGACTATGCACGCTACGAACTTCATCTGCCATATCACGATCAATTACCTGTAATTCCAGATCACTACCCGGTACTCGTTGTAACATGTAGCGTCTGGCAAATTCCTGTAAATGACTGTTGGTATAAGAAAGTAAGGTTTCCAGCGTGAGG
Encoded here:
- the rep gene encoding DNA helicase Rep translates to MPKLNPEQQRAVKTIDRPLLVLAGAGSGKTRVITEKIAYLVKQGLPARHIAALTFTNKAAREMKERISKLLDDKQLRGLRVSTFHSLGLDILRKEHKILQYKAGISLFDEQDKITLLKNLISHSNANYDIDSVDIYSGKIGQWKNAFITPEQALSHASLDDNIAAQIYVDYTRSLKAYNAVDFDDLILLPVLIFQNHAEILEKWQNKIRYLLVDEYQDTNITQYQLVKLLVGKLGKFTVVGDDDQSIYAWRGAQPENLAQLQKDYARLTVIKLEQNYRSYGRILKVANQLIANNPHAFEKKLWSNMGFGEPLRVLTHKNDNEEAKQIVSEIVHHKFKTGADYGDYAILYRGNHQSRLFERSLREFDVPYFITGSTSFFAYAEIKDILSYLKLFVNPDDDAAFLRIVNTPRREIGPTTLEKLGAYANERHISLFSACSEMGVREKLPQAALARLQKFCQWTHKTAAAMQTGDTFAEMNAFIQQINYHQWLQENSNTQQAAERKIKNVTELLEWLQRIAKSEDESEAEKGLDDIVSKIQLMDILDRNQDNQAENQVSLMTLHAAKGLEFPHVFLIGIEENILPHQNSIESNNIEEERRLAYVGITRAQHTCTFSYCTHRKRYGDITESEPSRFLAELPEEDLEWPSKKPVDEAEQKIRGKANLAHLKSMLS
- the vapB gene encoding type II toxin-antitoxin system VapB family antitoxin, which encodes MIQGSIFVNNKTQAVRLPIEARFDDNIKRVVIRKVGKERILSPLENTWDSFFLNEEAVSDDFLTERAEQTESVREAF
- the bamE gene encoding outer membrane protein assembly factor BamE domain-containing protein; amino-acid sequence: MSALRLLSLLRVFRVIVIYSISAGFVIFSTGCASVGQEFPVSRVVELKIGETTQQEVREMFGEPWRTGIEDGFVTWTYADYYYSLFSPADTQDLVIRFDKKRLVRSYTFNSSPNK
- the vapC gene encoding type II toxin-antitoxin system tRNA(fMet)-specific endonuclease VapC — translated: MLKYMLDTNIVIYVIKRRPIEVLATFNLHTGQLCISSITLAELLHGAEKSERPEHNLRQVEDFVSRLDVLDYGSKAAEHYGNIRASLEKQGKTIGVNDLHIAAHARSESLILVSNNLKEFKRVEALRLDNWV
- a CDS encoding type I restriction endonuclease, coding for MSYEYSEDGLVEAAAQEVLEDLGWIVEYAWAREGLSPVDDKLRKKGLLGRINKSEVLLVRYLLAALQELNPNLPATAYQQAVDLLNGTIADKHLAAINKEKYHYLVNGVPVSFQDEKGVLQKKLLQVINFAEPVKNDFRAVRQFEVVGKLYNRRPDIVGFVNGIPLVFFELKAHHTDLRHAFDDILCTYKADIPEILQCNGFIILSNGTDARVGTVTSPYKFFLEWKRINEDDAGLVSLDTLLRGTCDKTRLLDLFENLAKEEAEVKKVAKKTLESLKAEKLKIDRWRESEQVSSQVKVMISDALEYLPPEPYPDDELADMSLAVYQHVYSHYQGGGASSYDVI
- a CDS encoding YifB family Mg chelatase-like AAA ATPase, translated to MSLAIAYSRGRSGIDAPLVTVEVHISNGLPALNLVGLPETAVKESKDRVRGAIINSHFQFPMQRITINLAPADVPKEGGRFDLPIALGILAASGQISSIELAKYESIGELSLGGELRSVKGVLPVALQAREAKRALFLPLENAHEAALVQNAELFPAQHLLEICAHLNGQQRLPVQAKQIPDVDMHESDLDFADVQGQFHVKRALEIAATGLHNLLMLGPPGTGKSMLASRLPSILPLLTEAQALESAAIVSISDIRFDANNWLKPPYRAPHHTASAPALVGGGSNPQPGEISLAHNGLLFLDELPEFDRKVLEVLREPLETGHITISRAARQADFPARFQLIAAMNPCPCGYLGDPSGRCHCTSEQVSRYRGKISGPLLDRIDMHLEVPRVSHEVLRKGSPEGEESSATIRQRVINARNIAITRSGKANSKLTAAEVKQICTLTEQGHQLLEQAMNTFGLSHRAYHRILKLARTIADLAGSAQIEIPHLSEAISYRKLDRQP